Proteins co-encoded in one Osmerus mordax isolate fOsmMor3 chromosome 11, fOsmMor3.pri, whole genome shotgun sequence genomic window:
- the LOC136952048 gene encoding zona pellucida-like domain-containing protein 1, with translation MSDTKTACKAIPVWISQSAALHPPEYTDISVVCGTSTMDLTILICPAVYTGYNETLLILNQIVDNPDCKGRLDMSVTPPVLRFSFPIRLGNACGSTFLTTSSPGIGIFSDFSNIQTVNVSGVVRSFDPTEGAVTYNAELKYFYSCAYPLEYLINNTQVDVAASSIALKEINGSFISTLSMALYKDENYTTPLVIPYQGVELRTNINVQVLAVNLTSQYNVLLDRCYASISPRPSNSTIFNLFVSCSVNQQTTIIENGVSQKARFNFPAFRFIEQQNETVSTYYLHCITRLCEPSTCSTFKQCNRRRRSVEAVIDDGVTEQTVLTVPIKTRAESTITSPNAELSGDQKSESGTSVGLGIAVAVLIVVAVAAILMAATFYRKLNRLG, from the exons AtgtcagacacaaagacagcatGTAAAGCCATCCCTGTCTGGATAAGTCAAAGTGCTGCCTTGCATCCCCCAGAGTACACCGACATCTCTGTGGTCTGCGGGACCTCTACTATGGACCTGACCATCCTCATCTGCCCCGCCGTCTATACCGGATACAATGAGACTCTCCTGATCCTGAACCAGATCGTGGATAACCCAGACTGCAAGGGTAGACTGGACATGTCAGTCACTCCGCCAGTACTCCGGTTCAGCTTCCCCATACGACTGGGTAACGCCTGCGGAAGTACCTTCCTG ACCACGAGTTCACCAGGCATAGGAATATTCTCGGACTTTTCAAACATTCAAACGGTCAACGTAAGTGGTGTGGTCCGCTCCTTTGACCCTACCGAAGGGGCCGTCACCTACAACGCTGAGCTCAAGTACTTCTACTCATGCGCTTACCCACTGGAGTACCTCATCAACAACACACAAGTAGATGT TGCTGCGTCCTCCATTGCTTTGAAGGAAATCAATGGCAGCTTCATCAGCACCCTCAGCATGGCTCTGTACAAG GATGAAAACTACACCACACCCCTTGTTATTCCATACCAGGGGGTCGAGCTAAGGACTAACATCAATGTTCAGGTTCTTGCTGTCAACCTGACATCCCA GTATAATGTTCTTCTGGACCGGTGCTATGCCTCAATTTCACCCAGACCCTCCAACTCAACCATCTTTAATCTGTTTGTCTC GTGCTCCGTAAATCAGCAGACCACCATAATAGAGAACGGGGTGAGCCAGAAGGCCCGCTTCAACTTCCCGGCATTCCGCTTCATCGAGCAGCAGAATGAGACCGTCTCCACCTACTACCTCCATTGCATTACCAGACTTTGTGAACCCAGCACCTGCAGCACCTTCAAG CAATGcaataggaggaggagaagtgtgGAGGCCGTTATCGACGACGGTGTCACTGAGCAGACTGTCCTTACCGTGCCAATCAAGACCAGGGCTGAGAGCA CCATAACCTCCCCAAACGCAG AACTGTCCGGTGATCAAAAATCTGAGAGTGGGACATCAGTTGGTCTGGGAATTGCTGTGGCAGTTCTCATTGTGGTTGCGGTGGCTGCTATTCTGATGGCTGCCACCTTCTACCGTAAACTAAACAGGCTAGGCTAA
- the LOC136951919 gene encoding zona pellucida-like domain-containing protein 1, producing MERVYVILLVISRMSSVSTQFNGYNCDANYHSRFPAERDISVYCGVQTITLKINFCPVLFSGYTDADLALNGRQSEAHCRGFINNNTFPTAVLFSISLSTLEACGSSLVVTTAYGANAYGNMSLVQIGNVSGYIDTPDPPTIISYLPGLLYKFSCSYPLEYLVNNSQLASSSAAISVKDNNGTFVSTLSMILYNDSNYNQPLSIPVAGLALKTRVFAAVKATNLDKRWNILMDYCYTTPSGNPNDELRYDLFFGCHKDPQTTVFENGKSQMGRFAFEVFRFVKHRHQKMSTVFLHCVSKLCRVDDCMMLMPICGHRRRRDTDESTESRPASGNAIITAGPIITRSDETPTNNSQLAASRGSLLPMNPVTSALLSGVVILGGASVVFFLLSLRLLRRGNPPSATPSGAWNPIFK from the exons ATGGAGCGAGTATATGTTATCCTCCTGGTGATATCTAGGATGTCTTCAGTATCCACGCAATTTAATGGATACAACTGTGATGCCAACTACCACAGCAGGTTTCCAG cGGAGCGTGACATCAGTGTGTACTGCGGAGTTCAGACCATAACCTTGAAGATCAACTTCTGTCCGGTGCTGTTTTCCGGCTACACCGACGCAGACCTGGCTCTGAACGGTCGCCAAAGCGAGGCCCACTGCCGGGGtttcatcaacaacaacacttTCCCCACAGCCGTGCTGTTCAGCATCAGTCTCAGCACCCTGGAGGCCTGTGGCAGCAGCCTGGTG GTGACAACAGCCTACGGGGCCAATGCCTACGGGAACATGTCCCTGGTGCAGATAGGGAATGTCTCAGGGTACATAGACACCCCCGACCCTCCAACCATTATCAGTTACCTGCCCGGGCTGCTGTATAAATTCAGCTGTAGCTATCCCTTGGAGTATCTGGTTAACAACTCCCAGCTTGCCTC ATCATCTGCTGCTATATCAGTGAAAGATAATAATGGCACATTTGTGAGCACTTTGAGCATGATCCTGTATAAT GACTCAAACTACAAtcagcctctctccatcccagtgGCTGGGCTGGCATTGAAAACCAGAGTATTCGCTGCAGTTAAAGCTACAAACCTAGACAAACG ATGGAATATCTTGATGGACTACTGTTACACCACCCCTTCAGGGAATCCAAATGATGAACTGCGCTATGACCTTTTCTTTGG ctGTCACAAAGATCCACAGACAACTGTTTTCGAGAACGGGAAGAGTCAGATGGGTCGTTTCGCTTTTGAGGTGTTCCGTTTCGTCAAGCACAGACACCAGAAGATGTCCACTGTGTTCCTGCACTGTGTCAGCAAGCTTTGTCGGGTGGATGACTGCATGATGCTCATGCCA ATCTGCGGTCATCGTCGTAGGAGGGACACTGACGAGAGCACAGAGTCTAGACCGGCGTCTGGCAATGCCATCATCACAGCTGGGCCCATAATCACCCGGAGTG ATGAAACTCCAACCAATAACTCACAACTTG CTGCGTCGAGAGGCTCGTTGCTCCCAATGAACCCAGTGACCAGTGCGCTGCTCTCAGGTGTGGTCATTCTGGGAGGAGCCAGTGTTGTCTTCTTTCTACTTTCCCTCCGCCTCCTACGAAGAGGCAACCCCCCATCTGCAACACCCTCTGGAGCTTGGAATCCCATCTTCAAAtaa